DNA from Prunus persica cultivar Lovell chromosome G6, Prunus_persica_NCBIv2, whole genome shotgun sequence:
TCCTTACACGATGAACTGCAGATTTGCATTTACTCATCTCAGCATCTTCAGTGGGATGTTCACTGATCACTGAGTGAAATGCAGATACGATCTTCTCAGCTGAACCACCAATGGAAAGTTTCTGGTTTCCAAATATTATGAAGTTAGCAATCACTCAAATAAGTAGAAATACAGGAGCAGAACATGTCTTAAGTTGAACAAAAGACTTAGTTCTGCAGATATGGTAGTCACATAGAAATAAAATGAAGCAAAATGGGAAAGGAACTATAACAGAAGCTCTTATGCTCACCGTTCTGATAGAGCGTGAATCTCTTTTTACAATTCTGACTGAACGTGAGCGCTTCTTGCCGTTGAATTCCAAGGGTGGAGGCACTTCTTCCCCAAGCATTAGTTCTTTGAGGCTCCGGGCACGAGACCCAAATACTCGCCTCTCTTCCCATATTCCAACCTAAAAAATTTGTAAGAGATAGCAAACCAAGTTGAGCCATTTTGTACATCGTAGAAGGAATTAATAAACCAGTTGATCAAAAATTCTTACAGTTAGACTGGTGCACATGATTAAAATATAAGTAGAGTCAGCTAGCATTCTTTGGACCAGGTaaagagggagagaagaaTATTTATGTTAAAAGTTCAAACAGATATATGTTAAATACCCAAAACCTATTACTTGTCCGCCTACTTATggttaaaaaaaggaagatgTTATTGGCACTCCTCactaatgaaaaaaataagggaGGGAGCTGTGCAGGACGACTATTTTGGAGTGCTAATAACAATTTCCTTGAAAAATATTCAagattgaaattaaaaaattgtgaCAGCAATACCTAACTCTAAATTTGTTATTAGTATAACACTGCATTTTCAATTAGTGGCTATAGGTTCATGCTATCAGTTGCTGGATTTGCTaactgaaacaaaataaatgaaagagGAACTTACTAATCTAGAGACAACAGTCTTTCCATGATCATCGCCTTCCTCAATAACAACTTTGAGCGCAGCTGGAAGAACCTTCCAAAACTCGGTAACAAATTCATTTCCTTTACGCTTACTGTTCTGTAGGATGTCATTTGCAAGATACAAGAGAGGAACTTTCTGAACCATCTGTGCATTATGGAATTGTTTATCCCATGTTGTAACAACCAGTTCCGCTTTGCTTCGGTGAAATATACACCAATGTGACAAAGCTTATTATAAAGTCAAGGAAACCGCATTTTACCAGAGACATTAAACAACAATGCTTCAGAATGCATTCAAGTTAACAAGAAGTAGACTCCGGCACgttttttaaactttaaacTCAACCttcaatgaaattttttataataaaaaatgtttaaaattgaaaccaataaataaataaatgagcAATAGGCCAAAAGGTTATTCAAATTGGGCTTCAATCATATGTATCTTGTGCATGTACTGTCATCTAGCCAACATTTGAAAACATTTGATGTTTTCACTAATGTAAGTCATAAACCAAACCAGCTTGATATGCAGATTGATGGTACTCATAGAATTAAATGAATGGTGTTGTGCATCTACTCCTCCAAGGAGCAAACCATCACTTAGTTCCCAGTTAGGCTTCATCAACCATTCAATAGACTTCTTCCACAATTCTGGAAAGTTAAATTCTATTGTTTTCCCCTATTTTTTAAAGCAAAATTTAATCATGAATTCAGAAGTACCATATTAGCTAACAAACTTCcgttaagaaagaaaagggtaCTCTTTACAACATTGAAAATGCTGAACTTGACAAAGGAAGCAAAATGGTAAAAACAGTCAAATCAAGCCATCTCCTTCAACCAACCGACAGCACACAAGCaataaattttggaatttaCCTTTGTTGGTTTCTATAGAAGCAACTCAAAGTTTAAAATCAGCTATCCTTTCCATGTCCCGTTTTAGCAAACTACGTCAAAAGCGAGATAATTCGAATTTTATCCCCATCAAGTAAAGCATAATCCAAACAGAAAACCAGACCATGAAAAGCCAAATTACCAATTCCACAACATGTGACAACTGTTCATCAATTAGAGCAAAAATCAAGTAAGTGCATTCAGAGAAATTTAGATACAACCTTATAAATCCATTTTTCTCACAGCAGAGATGTAGCTACCATCTGGACCCATACCCGCTACCACAGAGTCCCAATTACACCAGCACCCAAGAATGTAACCAAAGATTAAAAGGTATAAAGAACTTTCTAATTTATTAACAGAAAAGGATACTTTCAATGCATTGCTGGGTGCTGTTGAGCTTCGAGAGCTTGTCTGCAAGTATCTGCTCACTGAATACACTATTCATATCCTACCTCAAGAATGCCTTCTCACCACCCACCCCaccagaaaaatatataaaacaagaTACCCTAAAGCACTGTTCTTTACCAGggtcaagaaaaacaaaaaagaatcttcaaaattcaaaaaagcaaaaacccTTTGCAGGACTTCAAATAAAACCTCGTAAACTTTTGAACTTGAACCCCAAAATCAAGAACGAAGCAGCTCCAATTAGCGGAAGGCAGCAACAAGATTGGAGCAAATGTAAAGAAATGGAGAATTAGACTTCAGAAAGTACTTGCACCAGCAATACGACGACGTTGAGCAAATTAAAGAATGTGATGATTgcttggagagagagagtctgtATGTGAGATTCAAGTGCGATTGATGAAAGAGAAGAATTGTTGAATCTGCCAAACCCTAGAAACGGTTTTCTATTAGGGGATTGGCAAAGAGAAACGCTTCtaacatagagagagagagagagagagagagagagagagagagttgcagataaaaaaagaggttttttcagttttgggGGGCCATTGGCGTAAACAGTTTTGAGGGAGTAActcaatgtttttttaatgtctAAAACCCAACGTGAACTAAAACGGATCTGCAGATTTAccccaattttattttgtttctttttatacaATTGTTTTCACAATACAATATAGTTTTCACAATACAATACAGTCTTTTTAGGGAGCTGATTTTCCGACTCCtcttttatccacttacactttCTTTCATGTTTAAAGTTTTGGTTCTTATTggatcaaaaaacaaaaacatttaGCACACCATTTAGTCTAAACACCCTCATAAGCTAAAATCatcctctcttttttaaaCAAGAAAAGTCTAAACTACTCTCTAATCTACGAGGAGGGGACTTGAACTTCAGTACAAGGAGGTGGATTTACTACTCTAGCTAATTGACCTAAAACGTCTAATAAGCTAATTAGGATACTGTAAATGAATAGTTATTTCTCCTTCATATATGGTCCATGTTTTTTCTCATTAATCATATACGAATAGGGAATGCTCCATTAAGGATTGGGAAATTTGCATAAATGTCACATGAACTTCTAAGTTTGTGCGCTAATACCACttgaacttttaatttttatttgtaaccACCTGAACTTTGTAGAGTGTTGCAATTCACTACCTATGTCTAACTCCGTTAAAGCTTCCATTAAATTTAAAGGCATTTTTGTCAATTCACTCtaactaaaaataattataaaaataaaaaagttaaccTGATTACACAGCAgtttccaaaaaataaaaataaataaataacctaATTACACTCATCGACGCAACCATGAATGAGCATGCTATGGCTGTGCCTATgcaccaaattaaaattaaatctaATATAAATGGTATATATCACAGGTGATggatttctgattttttttctaaagtttgtatgaAATGATAAAAATGAGTTTTGAATCTTTAGAATTGGCGTTGGAAAAGGGCAGGGCTAGGGAAGGTGTGGTGCAATTAcgttaatttttatttatttctaaattatgttttttataattatttttagttatagTGAGTTGACAGAACGACTATTAAACTTAACCGAAATTTTAACGGAGTTAGACATAAGTGGTAGATTGCAACACTTTACAATGTCTAggtggttaaaaataaaaattcaaagttcaggTGATATTAACGCACATGCCCAAAAATTCAGGTGatatttatgcaaatttccCTTAAGGATTTTATGTTAAGAATTTATAATCTCAGACATTGAATCACATATTGgtatatgtaaaaataaaataaaaaaaattaacccaCTAGCATATCTAATAGATGGCAAGTAGTCCTTAACACAAATTTGCCCTTCTGACAAAAGACTATCAAGAAAACTTTTCAAAATAAGGTCCTCAAATCAAGTGGAATTCTCGTTGTTGAGTTTCAATCCCTCCCCTAAATGTTCTCTCATGATCAAAACTGGTCAACCCCATCTTGAACACTCAACGAGGAGAAATTATTGTAATACCAGTGTAACTCCATCTTCAACAATCAATCCATTAATATGAGtgagcgacaaatttatacgACAGAAACTAGTACTAATAGAGGGAAACCtagcacacacacacacacaccctaACTTTTTCACCTGCTCGACCATGTCTTACCAGAATTCCTTGATATTAATGGCGTCTATTGAAATTGAACACTCTTTACTGACGTGCGACTACTCAAAGTGATGTTCTAAGTTCGTGTGCGATTACATGAGAGCTTCCAAGTTGGTGTGCCCTGTTTGCCCAAATGCATAGCTGATGATGAGGAGACTTTGAAACAGGGAAAAACCTGTTTCCAATGGATGTTGTGCTCAGCTCTCATTCCAAAGAGCTTATCCTGCAACCCTAATTACCCTAGGAAGCAACATCCCTAAACCcattttccaaaattcaaaatccagATTCATCAATATAATTTAGGCTCCATCAGTTTAAAGTAATGTGAAATTGGAACTCTACTTCCAAAGTAAACGAAGATACAAATGGATCCACAAGCCAATAAATAAGGCTCAGTCTATAAGGGTTCTAATACTAATATAGAAAAACACTTGGTCTTCAGGCCCTCTCAACCATCAACAAGATTTCATAATAACCAAAATCGATTAAACATGCAATTACAAGACACTTCCCTACATCTAACATACTGACAGACTGAAAAGAAAATCTGAACAGCAGCCATGGATGGACTGTGGCGATGCTCCTACTGCTTGGCATTTTTGCCCTGTGCTGCAAGTTTTTCAGCCACTTGTTCTTCCGACAAAGGTAAGTAATAGATTCGAGGAGTTGACTTGGTTTTTCGAAAGAGATCGTCCAAAGTGACAATCGGTGTATCAAGTTTCTCTGGTAGAGGAGGTGGGGGAGGCAAAGGAAGCCGTTCTCTTGCTGAGGAAGGGGCAGTCaaaggtggtggaggtggaagAGAAGGAGGTGGCggaagctgctgctgctgctgcctaGGTTGACGGGGTGAAGGCTGCGGCTGTGAGGTGGATGGGGCAACAGGAACAGCGGGACCGCTACTGATGGGTGTAGCAGGAGTCTGAGGAATCTGAACCCGTGTTTGCACTTCCTGGGGATCAACAAACTCGGCCACTAAAAGGCGCCCACCGTTGGGAGGCCACTGTAGGTTATACACAGCATTCCGTGTCTCCAAGGCTTCTTCCGCTGATGAATACTGCATAAACACAGTAATTTCATGAGGACGGGATGAGTTTCATTctatatgagagagagagagagagagagagagagagagagagagagagagtctcaCAGTAACATAGCAATGAGTCTTGATGTGGTCCATCCAGAAATCAGTAACCTTCCCAGTTTTGCCTAAAAGTTCTTGCACAGCTTTCAAGGTGAAAGGTCGCAGAAAACGATCAATTCTAAGGGAATTAGTTGGAGGCTTCTGCGATGGTGGAACTGCAACAAACAAAGATATAAGGAACCAAAGCATATGTTGCTGGACATTAATCAGATACAAGAAAAGAACAATGACTCACCAACACGTTCCTTGGGGGCATCCTCACTCATTGTAGAGTTCGATCTTGAAAAGCTACGCTTCAAACCGGGGGTCTGGAAAGTATCCTTGGGTGTGACTGAAGGTGTTTGAAGAGGGCTTTGCAGCTCTGGAACTTTAAGGTTTTCAGAGTTCCACCTGCGCCTCTTTACAGGCTCATTGCTTCCAACTGCTGCTTGATCTGCAAGGGAAGTTATCCAATAAAAAGGGCATACTAATACCAGATTCTTTAATGgggaaaggggaaaaaaaaacaatgtacAGAGCCAAACATATGATATTATTTCAAACAAGTACAGGAATCATGCAGATGTGGGGAACAAAAAGTAATCAAAACTTACACAATAAGTAAAAGGCAGAACATTGAAGCCTAAAATTTCTAACGGGAATCAAGGTACATTCAGAAACTGATTATATTCATCACAAAGTTATCTGTCCCTTTATACACTAAGAATGACTCTCACTTCTCCTTAAAGACATTTCCAAAAGTCCAACAAATCATTAATAATAGTAGAATTCCTATAAAACCTTGTTGTCCTTGTAATTTTAGGTAGTTCATTAGTATTCCAAGACCCTATTTATTACATAAAGAAACAACTAAAACTAAAGAGACTAGttgactatttattaaaagtcATAAATGGGTGGGTAGTATTAATCCCTACTCCTAAAGAAAAATGTGTTCTTTGTGATATACAAATGCCCTTATTACATGTATGCACCGCAGATAGCTCGAAATTGCATGAAGATAATATATGTTTCAGATGTCAAATGCATAAACTTTATGGATCCCAACTCACACAGATGTTTACACGGTTAGTAATGTAACAGATgggttgaaaaataaaatagtatcAAGAAACACTGGCTGCAATGCTTACCATTAAGCTTTCTTTTCTCAGCAGGAAGAGCTGGATGATTCTTGTTCTCAACACTTACATCATTTTTGTCTGTGGCAATATCATCTCCCACAATACCAGCACAACTTTCCTCATTCACAATAGGAACTTCATTTTTCTCACCAATATCTCCCACATCGTCAGAACTATATTTTGAATCAATTTGTTTACTGTCCAACACATCTTCTTCCATAGAATCATCTCCAGAACTTCTctctaaatttaatatttctgAGTACCCCAAATCCGCATTATCATTTTTCTTGCTAATGTCTGCATTTGTAATGTTGTCATCTTTCTCTCCAAGAGATGCCTTGTCCTCAAGTGGCTCGTCAACATCCATTGGATGTGAATCACCACTGACTGGAACAACAGTGCTGGATGATGGGTCCACCATCTCCGGCTTAACAATATCTAATTCTAATTTGACATGATCAGCAATTATATTATCCTTTAGTTCAATCGTTTCATTAATTGAGACAGAATCAGTAGAAATAGAATCATATTTTACTTCAGACCCTAAAATGCTGACCTCAGATACCTGGTAGTTCGGAGCAGAAGAGCCGAGCATGTCATCCTTGGCTGTAGGCTCTAAACCCTCATTTTCCAGCTGGGGCTTTAGATCCTCAATCTCCAACTGGGGCTTTAGAGCCTCATTCTCCAGCTGGGGCTTTAGATCAACATTCTCCAGCTGGGGCTTTGGATCCTCCAGCTGGGGCTCTGGTTTCTCATTCTCCAGCTGGGGCTTTGGATCCTCATTCTCAAGCTGGGGCTTTGGGTCCTCATTCTCCAGTAGGGGCTTTGAATTCCCATTCCCCTTATTGGCTTCAGTGTTCTGTGAATCTTGCACAACTACTACTTCCTCAGTTACCACACTCTCGGTGACCGTAACACTGGTTTCCACAGTGGATTCCACAGTAGTTGATTGACCCAGCTCCTCTTCAACAATAGCACATGCATCTTTATCCACCAAAATATAACCTTCTTGAATATTCCCTTGATCCAAGGTTGCTGCGCGGTTGTCAATCTGAACTGGAACATCAACTTTTTCAGTCCTTTTACGTCCACCAGAACCGATACTTTTAGGCGTTCTAGAACCTGAACGTGGCTCTACAACTTTCACCCCAACAACAGGTTGGGGATCACCATTAAGACCATTATTTGCCCTTTCAATTCGTATTGCTTCATCCAAACGCTTTATCAAATCATCCTTCAGACCCTTGGTTGTCAATTTCCGCTTCTTGAGCTCCTCTTTTAACTCTGTAACCTTCCATTGATCAATTGGTCGATTATCGAGAATTGGATATGGTGATGACATCTTCGTTCAACTAAAACCTCACCTTCAATCCTGATTTTTAAagtaacacaaaaaaaaaaaaaaatggtacaaATATCagcaacaaccaaaaaaaaaaaaaaaaaaaaggaaaaggaaaccacacaaaaacaaggaaaataaCTTCAGTTAATacataaacaagaaaatgcAGCTACCAAGTACCAAACAAGAAGCAATAACTTTCAAAAAATGCAAAGATGCAGATATTTCCACTTAACTATTTAAGGAAGCTAACATACACATAAaggtttgaaaataaaatagaagaaaattttgaaatctcAAGTTCACTATTTGGCCAATTTCCccaataaaaatgaaagtctCTAGGTCTCGACAATTTCTGCATACCATAAGCTTCTTGCTAAATAAACTGAAAAATTGTTCTATACTCAAGGCATTACaataaaagttaaattttcctctataaaaaataatacttccgtcaaaaaatgacaagaaaaatacaaattactAATTCCAtgcaaataaactaaaaataatgaCCAACACATTATACTAAACAATCATAGTAAATTAACTCGGATGCATGAACTTAGCAAAGAGCAAAGTGCAAACAAAGAGACCATAATCTACCAACatgtttgataaaaaaaaatatccatCAAGAAATACTTGTCAtgcagagaaaaagaaaaacatttgaAGGTAATACCTGATAATAAATTCTATAGAGACTCTATGTCACAATTCATCGAGAAAACTAAATGATAAGCTTATAATTAATgcggaaaaagaaaaaaaactagatACGAAATCCTGAATTCAAAACTTTGGCAAAGccccaaatccaacaaaacaGATAAACTAGAAACAAAGGCCATACCTTTGAGGCAGAAAATAACACAATTTCTTATACAAAGAATccacaaaagcaaaaaaaaaaaaaaaaaccaaaaccctagTTACGAAAATGCATTACACATTCACACGTCACAAAACGAAAAGATTTAAATAACAAGACTCACAGGAATGAACGCTTGCTTGATAGCCTTGAGGAGAGAATCAAAAGGCCCACAAAAAAGGGAGTggacaaattgaaaaccctaaatttacaacacaaaacccaccattAGAGAAGCAAACAGAGAAAACATCACCATCTATGaagaaaacccagaaaatagATTGACAAGGCTAAATCTTTATAGAGCTCTCCCAATGGAACAAAGACCCGGCGCTTGAGTCGGTGTGAATTTTCTCGTTTCCTGAAAATAAAcgaaaacaaaccaaaaaagagaaagagaaacaaaaaaaaaaagaagtgaaaaACAAGTATGCGAGAGAGGGAAAACGGAAACAACAAAAAcgatttctttcttcttttctctttcgttttgggaaatttgattttgggttttctaGGGTTCCTATTTTGCttctttagtttcttttttgtttgtgttatCGAAGGAGGAGGTAAGAAAACGAGGCGAAGTGGGCTTTCATCTAAAAATGTGATATTTTTGTTACCGGGTTTCCGGAAATACCCTTGGGTCACGTATCCTACGTGGTGGCTCTGAGGTGTCTGATTGGATAGAGGTTGAGGCAGAAGTTAGAGAACTCAGGCCCATGTAGGCCCATTAAGAGAACCTGGGCCTTAACTGGGCTTGTTCGTCGGGCCCAGGCTCACTAAAATAACCTCTCTTTTTTATCACCTTCGTTCCCAAATCTGATGGGATTTGCAGTCTCGTCGTCTCTGTGAAGGAACAGACGAAACGAATTTGCGATTGGCGGCCCCTGATTCTGCCACCTTCTGTgagtattttaatttatttatttatgtttcaGTGATATTTGAATCGATTAAATTGGTTGGGGTTTTGTAATTCAGATTGCTCTCTCTTTTgggttcttctttctttttcgaGAAAATGGTGATTTGGGCATGCCCTGATTTTCGTATACATAGTGAAATTAAGGTTTTGACTGATTCAATTGTGTATTATTTGATGGATCTTGTGTTTGAGAGTTGAAAATGATGTGAAACCCTGGAGTGCTATTTGCTTACATGTTCTCCTGTTTATTGCACCTTTAGTGGACATTCATGTTCTCTGATTCATTGTTATGATAGGCAACTGGGTAGCAACTGTTTTTATGAGAAATAATTTGTGGTGTGTATTAAAATTGTGATATGTGGTTTTTTTACTACTTTTTcagttgttttttgttgttataaATCTTGTCAAATTAATgaagtaaaaaatatatatatttttaaaaaagggggAGGTTAATTAGAATTCTTATGCAGTTGGCCTTTTACAACTATGAAAGTTAATTAGAATCCTTATGCAATTAGGAAAGCTCATCTGAATACTTTATAATTTTGGATTACTATGCTTTCCTGGTTTGTGTATACTTTTACAGCTCTTTAATCCCAACATACTTTCTACTAAATTAATTGAAGCTAAATTAACTGCTTTGTAGATTGGAATTTAGAAGCAGTGCTTCCTACTCCTACCGACTCGACTCATCACACAggaaaggcaaaaaaaaatgagTAGGTATGGGTTGAACCTTAGGCCGCAGCAGAAGAAGCAGCCAACAAGGCCTCCTCTCCCTAAACCTCTCGGTTTTGGCGATGATGATGACAATGACGTTGAGAAAGAAATTTCTCGCCATGCTTCCAAGAACAAGTCTCTCAAGGATATTGAGGAGCAGCAGAGGAAGGCGCTGGAGCAGGACCCATCGGTGTTCGACTACGATGGAGTTTATGACGAGATGAAACAGAAAGCTATCCAACCTCGTGCTCAAGATCGTGAAGAGAGAAAGCCAAGATATATTCAgtatttaatgaaaaaagcAGAAGAACGAAACCGAGAGCATGAAATAGTATATGAGAGAAAACTTGCTAAAGAGAGAACCCAAGAGGATCACCTCTATGCAGACAAGGACAAATTTGTTACAAGTGCTTACAAAAGGAAACTTGCAGAGCAGGCAAAATGGATGGAGGAAGAACGACTGCGTCAACTTCGTGAGGAGAAAGATGATGTTACCAAGAAGAAAGACTTGACTGATTTTTACTTCAACCTTGGAAAAAATGTTGCTTTTGGGGCAGAAGATGCCAAGTCAAGGAAGCTAGCGAAGCAGGCTGAATTAAGCAAGCTAGAGAAACATGAAGACAGACCAATTGCTATAGCATCGGAGCCATTGGAGTCTGACGGTTTGAAAGAGGGGCAGCTAGAGAAGCAGGTCAAAATGGACAAGCCAGAGAAACATGAAGACAGAGCAATTGCTTCAGCATCGGAGCTACTAGATTCTCCAGAGGTGATAGAGGGGCATCAAGAGGAAACTTTAACTATTTCTAAAAGTAGTGTTGAGCCCTCTGATGAAAAGCAAGCTTCAAACACGTTGGCACAGGACCACTCGTCAGTTGAACAGCCACCagaaaaccaaccaaagaGTAACCATCATAAAAGAAGTGAAGATGCCCTAACTGCAGCGAAAGAACGCTATCTGGCAAGGAAAAGAGCTAAAGAACAGTGAATGAATTTCTGCTTGTCGTAAAAGTTTGTAAAAACTAACAGAAAAGTAATGTTTCCACCCCCTTTCTTGCTCGTACAAGGATGCGATTTGGGATCAGATAATTTATTCTAGTTAGTACTGGTTGCCATATTTGACTTTTATTGTGCTTCTGTTTTCCAGTTTCACCATTTGACTTGAGCATGTTGCGTAAGGTGATTAAAGCAGTACAAAATCATGGCTGGTAAATTGTGTGGAAAAGAAAACACTAcactaataaataaataactgaaatattttttaagtgATACCATATCAATCTGTCATATTAAACCCCAGTTTTTTAAGAAACACCAAATGAGTTCATAATTCAGGTGCAAAAGAGCATACTGGTACTGAACataggtttctcaacttctGTGTGACGAGGAAAGTAGCACCACTAGTAAGTTTGAATTTtaagaccttttttttttttttttttttttgggttacagTGGAATTGAACCTACCATCCACCCTTCACCCCTTCTGGTCCATACTTCTTCACCTCTACATGTTggtaaatttttctttttaaagaaatcTATTAAGGGTTAATGGGTTAATCCGAAACATAAAATGGTGACCTTTTCTTGTGTCGTctacaaaatattgaaatgttGTCTTAAAAAGTTCATGGAATCCACGAAACTGGGTAGGGCTTGTGGGCTAAATACCTCATAGGGCCGGACTGGGGCAATCCGAAAAGTGAAGTGATCCACTCCAAAGTGAGTGGGAGAaattgtattatatatatatatataagctccatatatatatatatatatatatatatatatatacagagagcttccattgagagatccctcaaataagttatttgagggacacctcttgtaggccccactccggattgtatttcactaatccaaaccgtctattttgtagatactcattcaaagatcatctctacaaaaaatcacttgaatccgatatcatgtgaccactcaattgagttattgaaattttagtacttttcttaaagcaccgtgttcattgattttgtaagacacaattggatgtcgaaacggttttcgatttgtctaattttgtgtaaggatgatctatgaatgaatacctaaaaaatagatggtttggattattgggaaaagaattgtagggtaacctaaagggcgtccctcaaataatttatttgagggatccctcaatagaaggggactgtatatatatatatatatatatatcaagtaGTGGGGCAAATCCCCAAGAAACAGACTACACACCACTGGTCTAAACAGACCAATCTAGAATGAACAATTTCAAACAGATCATCGACAAGATAAGCACTTAACCAATTGGAGGCCTGCTTAACCAATTGGGAGAAAAATGAATGCTAGTAATTTTCtttctaacttttttttttggatcttttccttttttttgtttgacatgtgtcattctccttacacttaaaacaatatcattaatatattactagcctctctgcacgcgcttccgcgcttgcgagaggtttttttttaaaaaaattaaaatttattttagaattaaaaaagataatggata
Protein-coding regions in this window:
- the LOC18775354 gene encoding apoptotic chromatin condensation inducer in the nucleus, producing MSSPYPILDNRPIDQWKVTELKEELKKRKLTTKGLKDDLIKRLDEAIRIERANNGLNGDPQPVVGVKVVEPRSGSRTPKSIGSGGRKRTEKVDVPVQIDNRAATLDQGNIQEGYILVDKDACAIVEEELGQSTTVESTVETSVTVTESVVTEEVVVVQDSQNTEANKGNGNSKPLLENEDPKPQLENEDPKPQLENEKPEPQLEDPKPQLENVDLKPQLENEALKPQLEIEDLKPQLENEGLEPTAKDDMLGSSAPNYQVSEVSILGSEVKYDSISTDSVSINETIELKDNIIADHVKLELDIVKPEMVDPSSSTVVPVSGDSHPMDVDEPLEDKASLGEKDDNITNADISKKNDNADLGYSEILNLERSSGDDSMEEDVLDSKQIDSKYSSDDVGDIGEKNEVPIVNEESCAGIVGDDIATDKNDVSVENKNHPALPAEKRKLNDQAAVGSNEPVKRRRWNSENLKVPELQSPLQTPSVTPKDTFQTPGLKRSFSRSNSTMSEDAPKERVVPPSQKPPTNSLRIDRFLRPFTLKAVQELLGKTGKVTDFWMDHIKTHCYVTYSSAEEALETRNAVYNLQWPPNGGRLLVAEFVDPQEVQTRVQIPQTPATPISSGPAVPVAPSTSQPQPSPRQPRQQQQQLPPPPSLPPPPPLTAPSSARERLPLPPPPPLPEKLDTPIVTLDDLFRKTKSTPRIYYLPLSEEQVAEKLAAQGKNAKQ
- the LOC18775210 gene encoding nuclear speckle splicing regulatory protein 1, which gives rise to MSRYGLNLRPQQKKQPTRPPLPKPLGFGDDDDNDVEKEISRHASKNKSLKDIEEQQRKALEQDPSVFDYDGVYDEMKQKAIQPRAQDREERKPRYIQYLMKKAEERNREHEIVYERKLAKERTQEDHLYADKDKFVTSAYKRKLAEQAKWMEEERLRQLREEKDDVTKKKDLTDFYFNLGKNVAFGAEDAKSRKLAKQAELSKLEKHEDRPIAIASEPLESDGLKEGQLEKQVKMDKPEKHEDRAIASASELLDSPEVIEGHQEETLTISKSSVEPSDEKQASNTLAQDHSSVEQPPENQPKSNHHKRSEDALTAAKERYLARKRAKEQ